ACCAATCCCACATAATCACCACATCACCACAGGCAACTGAAGATTAGAGCACAGTATCGTTTCATAAAGCCTCACAGCGCTGTAGCCATCAGTGATTCAGTCAATAATGAGTCGACTGTCTTACATTCGGATCTGCTAGAACAGCAACGCAAATTTAATAGTACACACTTTACGCCGCGGAGCCGAACCAGCTGCAGTGCAAAAGAttcaataaaaagaaacactaaAAGTAAATTCAGTTGATACAGAGACAAtacaatgaagagacaaaacagGTGGAGGTGCAGAGACACATCCAGGAAGTGTGGGCCTGGAATATGGAATAGGCCCTCCACCCTGATGTACAACCCTGGCATATGGTTTCCACGTCATTGAGATGGTAAGAGCTGCCACTCTCTCAGCAGAAGCATAGATGTGGTAAGCAAGAGTTTGAAGAGGACAACATCATCCTGGATCTGCTGCTTGGAGACAAGCCAGCTACACTTATGGTACGTGTCAAAAGGATCCAATATTTCTACACCTCCCATTTACTGTCATGTAAACATTCAGTGCCTTCTGGTAGCATCATGTTGCGTTTGGAGAGAAGGGGAATTTGTTTAGGGTTGAATAAAGGCGTCCAGCTTCTGTTAAATCCCCAAAACACGTAACAACCGGCTTATCTCTCGCCTCAAATGTGTTCAGAAACAGCTGAACTGCTTTCCTTATATAAGAGAAAGTTTCCAAAAGAGCTGCCATGTTGGTCCAGTTTGATATCCAGGAGTAAACAGTCCACAGACCTGGCAGCACACCTATCAAGCATCCAATGCTGGAAGCGGCGCTACCGATGCATTCAAAAATGTGAACAGGTGCCATTTCAAATACTGGGaaccaaaacacaaagacacatgacATCTGAAGCACACAAACTGCAGACCTGCCAAACCTGGAAGCCAAGTAGGAAATGCACATCAGAGTAGCAGACACCTGCATAGATAAAGCACTTAGCAGCGCTGCCCAGTAATTAGGGGTCAGGGGACTTACTCAATGCAGCCCGCTGATGATAAAGTGGCCACTAAAAAATAGGAGAGGGCCCGCCCTGCTACATTATCACCACACAAACCGTGCAGGAATATATGTTCCAAATGCCGTTTATATACTGCGGGGTTTACATCCTGCATCACACAGTGTTGTGTGCCTGGTGCATGTTTTTTCGTCAGCTCTCTTGGATAAGCTTGCAAAGCGATTGGCAATACAATGTTTGTTAAGGTTACTTAGCAACCTTAGATGCaacctactttttttttaaacatatgtttattgtttttcagaATGAAACAAGAACATAGGACAAACAGATCATAGAAAAAAGACCCTCTCTCCCCCCACCCCAAAactaacaaataaaacaaaaaacatgaacagGATCAGCACATCATAGgtaagaaataataataataataataataataataataataataggagCCACAGTCatgacaataaaatacaaacatacaaattaaaaaaaaaaaatgtacaaggtGAAGAGTAAAATGAGAGATACATTTCATTTCCTTGAAACAGTTGCAGTACCGGGTCCCACATCTTATCAAACGTGTCTCCCCTGTCTTCATTGTAAAGTCTCAGTCTCTCCAGATGGAGCATATTTGCCATTTCTCTCAGCCACAGATCGTACGTGGGTGCAATGTCCGACCTCCATGCCCGAAGGATTAACTTCTTCGCAATCACAGTTCCAAATATGATAGCCTTTTTCTCATATTTACTGGTGGAAGACAAAGGGGTAGTTGCCCCAAGAATGGCTACAAATGGATCAGGCTCCCAACATTTCCCATAAGCCATAGAGAAGCAATGAAAAATACTTTTCCAGTATGTATACAATTTACTGCAAAACCAAAAAGAATGTGCTAAGTTACCAGTCGTAGACTTACATGTGTTGCAAATGGGtgaaacatcaggaaagaaacTGTGTAGTTTTTCTCTAGAATAATAGAGCCTATGCAATGTCTTAAACTGTATAAGGCAATGCCTAACATTTACAGAGCAATCATGTATACTTTTTAAACATTCATCCCATACTTCATCTCCCAGTTCTGCACTCAGCTCATCCGTCCATGCCTGTCTAAGACTCACTGTGTTCAGTGGAGTATTGTTGTGCAAAATCCGGTAAAAGAACGAAACAGCCCCTTTAGCAGCAGGGTTAAATTTGTTTATTGCCTCAAGGGCCTCATGCTCTACCAGAATTTCAAAGTCTGCTGCCGCACTTTTGAacgctggcacaaaaaaggctgAAGAGAAGTGCCCAGAGCCTGACCTCACGTTTCTAGGCGGTTAAAGACACaccatgtgtacggcccctaatttccagggctggtacctgcggttattccacaggctagttaataacatgtcgggcaggaaatccaaagtgtgggatcattttgagaaggtgaaggacgaacccaaggtgatatgtaaactcatcttcattggtcgactacaaacatgacgtatcatctgaaacatggaagtagctacatgcccattagcccacagcgtcattaacaggcagctcgcgcagtgacgtgcacttggagataaaatataggcctatattaatgaaggttcattagtacggttttgtatttctctgtaatgtagcacagtgttaacaatgttactgatactattctttctcacaccttcaactcaaaccattgtgttgccccgcccaaaatatatcatttaataattaaatttatatcgactagtcgactaatggccctaaatgacgactattggtcgattAGGAAAATTCTTTTTCGGTGGCAATCTATAAACTACAGGCAGATGTCATGTGTTTACAATATGCCatagcagttttattttggccgGCACTAAGAGTTTTAGCAGTTTGCATATTATATCATTTACTAATGATTGTATGGACCCAGTAGTGGACCAGTACAATGCTGCCCTCCATTTCTTAGCAGCATGTGGCCAGGCATTACCAATTGCTCCTTTAAGGTGTCATTGCACACCGCCATGACGTGAAAATCACAATCATCCGGCTGCTGAGTAACCTGAGATATCAatgggaaaacaaacacacctgcgGCAGAGGCAGATAAAGCCAAAgtgagaaagaaactgataACAAATCACAATATTGTGACACATACTGACAAAGAAGCCTTTTGACTGAACTGAAACTAAAGGTTGGTGGTTTAGATTTACCAATATTAAACatacagacagaaaaaacatgACCGTAATTGGTTAAAAATGTATCACAGTTTAAGTGGTTATTCACATATTGCAGAGCAAAGTGGCTTTGACAATCTAACGGTCAGTGTAACAGCAATGCCATTCACATTCATGGGCTGAATCCACTCACACTGAATGACAGCTGTAGGCACTTACATATATAAAGCttaaaagtctttaaaaaaggAGTTTATAAGGTCAAACGTTAGGTTCAGGCTTCCAAAAAAAGTCCGCTGTCCTCACctcctttcatttattttaagtgACGGACGAAAATCAATCCTGGACTCCCTCCTCTGCGACCTCTGATTAACGTCAACCCTGACCTGACATCTTCTCCACTGATCTCTCCTCCTGTAGCTCGGGGAGGTCAGAAGTCTAAAGTGTCGCGCTGGTATTGCAGCCGCGGGCTGTTCTCGCTGTAGAACTGACTATACCAGCGCCTGTGCTTCTGGATGGCTGAGTCCTCCTTCACGAGGAGAGGCTTGGAGATGTACTTCTTATTGTTCCAGATCATCACGTCTCGCTCAAACTagacacaagaagaagaaaacagggGAAGGTCACTAGACAGGCTTGTGCACTGAGTCCATATGAATGTTAATTTATGTTAACAGCATAATATATGTAAggtttcctctctcctcattACTTCCCTTGAGCACTTGATAAGAAAACAGGTGGCACAGATAAAGAAGAAGGAACACACTTTAACTTTACCAGGATTAAGAATTAAATAATGACTCAAAGAGCAATCTGCATTATTTCACTGTGTCGTTGCATTAATTTATTATAATTCATCAGCAGGGATTTCTGTGTGAACCGTTGCTGATTAAATGTCACTCCACTGTTTCTCCATCAGCTGCTGAGATTTGGCATTTCGGTCCTCAGTCAAACTCCACCTCTTGAAATGGCCTCCAAAACTGAGTTTCCCCTGGTGGCTCTTTGTGTTAATGCCACATGCAATGGCAAGATGACAAAATAATTTAACCCATTTAGAACTcgagtaaataaatacattaaaaattctcatttcatttgtaattttgcCAGTTTTTAGACTGTTTCATTTAGGTAAAGTTCTCTTCTTTTctactttttatttataaacattttttacatttaggaacaaaaaaataagaaaatagaaaagacaAGTATGATGTCATGGGATGTTTAATATGGTACATAGAATAATCACTGGCTGAATAAATACACCATTTTCTCCACTGTTTTTCTCCCAATTCTTTTTGAAGTCGTATGGATTATGTCATCTGTCCCAGAGGATGGAAGTGTTCAACAGTATTAATAAAGAGGCAAGCAGTGGGGCAGTTTTTCTGGATCCAGTATTTCATAATGGCCTTTTGACTTGCTGCCAGCAGGATCTTTAGTAGATACATATCATCTTCACTTAGTCTGTCAGAGATGTGTGGCCAAGAAAAAGGGATGTGAATCTTGTACTAACACTAAAACCCAAAGTTTTTGAAATGATTGTTGCTGCTTCCTTCACAAAAAGTCTGAATATAAAGGATAAAACATTCATGATTActtataaaaacaatgaaaataaacattgtATTCTTTGCTGCTTTAGTAGCCTATATTGAAGCCTGTTTCATAATGAAAACATCTTCTCCTGAAAATGGTctagtctttttttaaacataagcATTGCagggacacaaaacacacaccgTGACCTTTTCAGGGGTCTAACCACTTATAAGAGCGAGCTTGTCTTTGAGGAGGAAGCACAACCACCATCTGTATTCctcatgttttctgtgtttactCAAATCATTTATCTTGTTAATCAAACTGATAACATATTTTGGCTGAAATCTTAGAAATCTGTGATAGGAGACCTTCCATTACCATTCAGAAAAACACCTTTGTCTTTGCTTATTGGAGCctatttgttattttttccatttgttaAACCAGTGACTGTGTTCTTCCACCTCACCACACAGCTAATTATCAAGTTTAATGAGAGCTATTTACACCTTTGCTGTGACTGTGTGGTGTTACTTGTGGTGGCAGTGAGGAGGCAGAGTTAAACCAAAGGCAGAGTGGGAGGCAAATGCACACAATGATCTCTGAACATCACAGCAAGTGTACATTATAAACCTTACAGCAGTCTAAATTAGTCAGTCTATGTATATACAGTGCAGCTACTGTGTGAGTTTTGATGTTCAGTCCAAAATATCTAATAATAATCTGCTGCGGTGTTTCTCAAATGGGGAAACAGGTACCCCTTGGGGTGATTTGGAGTACTGCAGGGGGGATTTGcgctttaaaaaaacattaatctaAAAAATATCAGTCATGCATGACTcctaaaataattataatattataagctcaataaaaatgtaaatgtaagttaaataaaccacattttaaattcaatattCGTATTTTCAGAGCAACTTGAAATGATCTACTGACACATACCTGTCCGGTTTAAATATCTCTTGTAACTTGTTCCATTTATTTGGAGTGAAAAACTAAAAGCTAACATATCCTGTATTTGCTGGACGGCAGGTTGACGAGCATCCAAGGACTGaagaacacagaaaatatgCTGCAAAACTAAACAGCGTGACAATGAAGGACTGTGTGCCAGAGATAGTAGAAGGTAAGCGTGTACCGCACCTGAATGCACTCTGCTTTGAGGATGAATTTGGGCACCAGAGGTGGGATATTAGACTGATAGAAGATAGAGTGAGAGACACACTGCAGCAGAGGCTCCACTGGAGTCACAGATTGCATGATGACACCCCGGCCGAGGAAACTGTGGTCAAACAGCAGGAACACCACTCCTGGACCCACCTGAAACACAAATGTATGATCATTGCAACCCCTGCAGTCATCTTCCACAATACCAATAACCTCTCTGTGCAGTAACCACCAAACTGTTCTAGTTAATCCATACTGCATGGAAAATCACTGGTGTTAAGGAGCACATTTCCCTGCAGACTATTTATGAGCAGGCTACTCTAAGTCAAGCCAATAAGATCGTCAATGACTCATCTTGTGTTCTGCATACAGAGAGCgagctgctgccctctggtAGGAGATTTAGAGCACCTCGCTGCAGAttgaacagatttaaaaatcCATTTATACCTATGTCTATAAAGCTTTTAAACAATGGCAGATTAATACAGAATAGGCACTGGATTATGATGACTTGCATTTTTGCACAGGTATTTTCAGCAATTGATGCTATTTATGTATcttttttgctttgctttggtGTATATTGTTGATTTGTCCATGTGTTAGGTTAAATAATGAATTTTAGTTTGCCTTACTTGACATCAGGCCTGTTTTACAGAAGCTGCAAtgcgtaaaaagcaaatgtgtcTTCATCAGACCCGAGTGCCAATGATTTATTGGAGAACAATTCATTTACATGCATGGTTAAGCCAAATAATGGCCGCCTCTCATATTGTCATTAAGATAATTTCATCCCACAACTGCTAACCACCCACTTCTGCACACAATGGAGTAACCATAACTTTCCCCTTTGTGTTGGATCTTATAGGACCCTCCCCCACTGCGGCCCTTTGCAACTCGTTGAACTAGTGAGATTAGTGGTTTCAGGGTACACCATATAGCCTATAATTTGCTCGGCAAGATAAAAAGGTGCAGACTGCACAGCGGTTGCTAATGTTCCAGGCACACCTAATGCATGAGGTGTTTTTGCATCAGACCAGCATTTTGCTAAACTGTACCTCACTGAAAACTGAGTTTAGGCCccttgcttgttttgttttcttctaacACACACGCAGTTCATATCATTTGGGCTCTATACTGTTTTTAAGGCTGTACTAAATGTCTTAATGGTTGGATTGCTATTAGACTGCTTTGTTAATACAGGTGCGTACATCCTTTATGCCAACAGATATGGATTGGAGCACAATATTTCATTAGATGACAGAGGctgtgaattttgaaaattattacattcattttttttcttggtacATATCCatcaagtttagtaaaaatccatatggtggttaggcctagataagaaattagctctctagcgcccccattttgtttgatggggtcaataatggaggggtcccctcagattatgtgtggtcatatgcctacaaagttgcgtggtgatgggtgaaacccttgagatgttatacacctttatgtgatgagccacgccctccgcaatattcattgccttatagaagctcagtttgagtaagttttccaacttttgccaagagggaactttagatattggtccctagattatgttcacccagtttcatgcagatcgctcaaacttcctaggaagagatccatttgaagtgtttttcaaaaaattcaaaatggctgaaaaatctatataaccggaagttatgggttcttgaggcaaatgtgttcctcatgaggagaggcatctctgtgcaaagtttcatgtctctacgacatacggggcatgagagatgcccattcaaagtttgcaatttcaatcggttgctatagcgcccccctttggccaattgatgtaatatcgcttcattcgcatcctcccatgacccctctaccactgtgccaaatttcacatggattgaccaagtcagtgaggagaaaaacgtggaacagacccacagacacacacacagacagggttttcgtcattatatagtatgATGTGGGTGGAATCCATTTTAATTTGAACGCAATCACTGATCAAATTATAGATGATGGTTTCAATATCATTCATAATTCAGTCACAggaaattacacacaaactgCAACCTACTTTGGACTATACTGTACCTGTCTGGCCACAACACAAACATCCAGCAGAGGCCAGTGGCATCCAAACACAGTAAGCGCATGTTTCACCAACATCTGTGAGCAATGCTTGTTGGGCTCTGACTCTGGCTCCCACTGAACCttgaataaacacacacacatgcagacaaagTAAATACAGTGGCATTGACACACAGAAATCTACTGTTAAATAATAGGTAATGAATAAAAAGGATTAAATAAAGGGCTCTGCACCATCTAAAATCTAAATACCACTGAACAGCCACTACATACACACTGCTGGTGTGGCTTAAAACATTACGTTAAGAGTGTTTTTAACACTGATGAACATTTAGAACTGATTTAGCATCCTTGAAACTCTGAGGATTGTAAAAGCATCATCATGTGTAGCATCTTTCACCTTAGAAAGATCCTCACCTTCCAGTCATGCCGCACAAATTCCCAGGTTTTGCTGTTGGTGTAACGCAGATCTATTCCACTGACAATGCCTGGCGTGTGCAGGTGAGCAATGTGAGCAATGTCTGCTGCATTTTCAGGAATCTCCTACACGGGGGAAAGGTCACAATGACACATTCTCATCATTGTGTTAAAAGTCTGGTAAGACAAGCATCTTCTCTGCCTGGAGACCACAGAAAGTGGATTGATAATTAttgagttattattattattatgaaaaaATACAGATGCCCAACTAATAAAAACACCTCATCTTCAATCGAACACATATGCACCTACCTCTATGTGAGCGTTGATAAAATGTTCAGTCCTCCCCCGATAGACCCACTCGCCCTTTGTGATTTCCTGCTGCTCTGGGACGGTCCACTGAGGATCTTCTCCATCACAGTGAAACCACACTAGGATCTGGCCGTTGACCTCACAGCTGGGCCAGCAGCGCACCTTGGCAAACTCTGGCACTGGATCACAAATTAAAACCCAAATCTGAATCATACAGGCTCTTTAGACAGCATGCATACAGGGAAACTGgtagcattttattttgacaatccATTGTTATTTCCTAACAGATAGAGATATCCATCTTCACCAGCTTCGACTTACATATGACctacaaatgtaatttaaagtCAGCTTTTAAACTTATCACATCCATGGTCTGCAGAGgttaaaacattttcagctttACTCTAGCACCACCTTCTGGACAAATTTTCAACTTTGTGCACAAACAAACGTCCAGCTTTGACAAAATACATACAGATTCACCGCAGCTATTCATGCTCTCCAGGGTATGAACCTCAATACTTTTTGCTGGCCCCTTTAAACTTTCTGCGAGCACCACCGTAGGCCCAACTGTTTCAATCGTACACAAAAAATATCAGAATCTCTTGCATCAAACACAGACTGAGATGTTAGGGTTAGATATTAGACATCTGTCACAAGACGTCCTGCAGCACTACCCTCAGGAACGACCAGTGCATTTTACTGGTAAGGCTCTGAGAACAGCATCAAGATCTTGTTTCTTCCACTAGCACTACTGTCGCCACAACTGTAGCAAGGCTTTTAACTTTtaagaaacagcagcagacgtACAAGTAACATGTTTGAAACTGTCAAATTGTGTACATCTTTTAAGATAATGAATGAGCTTTTTGTCATCTATTAAATTAATCGCCAATTAACTTGATTGTCTTTaatctgagtaatttttttaaagcaaaaaagagtaaaaattctctgattccagcttcttaaatgtgaatattttgtggtttctttacttgtctgtgacagtaaactgaatatctttgggttgtggacaaaacaagacatttgtggacatcatcttgggctttgagaaacactgatccacatttttcacctttttctgatattttatagacCACACATATGAAGTTAATTCATGGGCCACGCTTCAACCACACCCCTGATTACCCGTCAAGCCTACTCATACCTGGTCAACCCATCCTGATCCGTTTGTCTCAGATTTCTCGACCCATCCTCCTTTTCCCTTCCCTTCATCCGTCATCCTCCCTACCTCATCTCTCCCAACATCCCTTCATCCTCTCTTCCCTTCTCCCATCATCTCTCCTGATTCAGTCTCCTGCATACGTCTCCCATGTCTCATTCTAGGTACCGTCTGGGGGGCCTGTAATCAGCTCGGGTAGGAAAAATGCCTAAGACAGAACCCCCACACCGAGTCTCCCTCCGCCTGATCTCCAGTTCATCCTCCCAGACCATCGTCACAGTCAGACATCCCTCTTCCACCTTCACCCCCACTTACATCCATTCATCATCCCTCAACAAGTAACACCTCCTGaattacaataaacatttaaacgGCATATTGTTGTGGCACTGGACACCACCT
The sequence above is drawn from the Epinephelus fuscoguttatus linkage group LG18, E.fuscoguttatus.final_Chr_v1 genome and encodes:
- the zgc:92275 gene encoding cholesterol 7-desaturase nvd, whose product is MCTVKVAVIIGLGVGAMLLTQSETPLDSAGTGYRQVWRDWGLLMRAVVCIIAGVSLLALAWLYRLLFAPLELFRGPDDVGYIAEDGRSKARAANEVRRRRKTGELPPVYPNGWFRVLDSRMLQRGEVRSVSVLGEQLAVFRGQDWKAYVVDAYCPHLGANLAVGGRVVGNCIECPFHGWKFQGNDGKCVKIPYAEKVPEFAKVRCWPSCEVNGQILVWFHCDGEDPQWTVPEQQEITKGEWVYRGRTEHFINAHIEEIPENAADIAHIAHLHTPGIVSGIDLRYTNSKTWEFVRHDWKVQWEPESEPNKHCSQMLVKHALTVFGCHWPLLDVCVVARQVGPGVVFLLFDHSFLGRGVIMQSVTPVEPLLQCVSHSIFYQSNIPPLVPKFILKAECIQFERDVMIWNNKKYISKPLLVKEDSAIQKHRRWYSQFYSENSPRLQYQRDTLDF